A window of the Thalassospira indica genome harbors these coding sequences:
- a CDS encoding DUF547 domain-containing protein: MKSGLVIMRALSVALSFLLIAVAVVVSVRPVQAAPDADLWPDWQAHDPSSTVEIDHGDWQTMLDRYVIQHEPGVTSFDYAAASRDGGAGMITGYVDAMTKVNVDALNRDQQFAYWVNLYNALTAKVVLDHYPVDSIRDIDISPGLFSSLLSSGPWGKKLITVEGRVLSLDDIEHRILRPIWHDARIHYVVNCASIGCPALAPDAFDADKLEAQLDQAARDFINHPRAVRINADGGLVLSSLYDWYRDDFGKSDAEFIAHLRKFAGPELTKALGDITELDIADYEYDWALNTR, from the coding sequence TTGAAATCTGGTTTGGTGATCATGCGTGCGTTAAGTGTTGCCCTGTCCTTTTTGCTGATTGCTGTTGCGGTTGTTGTGTCTGTGCGCCCCGTGCAAGCTGCGCCGGATGCCGATTTATGGCCGGATTGGCAGGCGCATGATCCAAGCAGTACGGTTGAGATTGACCATGGTGATTGGCAGACGATGCTGGATCGATACGTGATCCAACATGAACCCGGTGTGACCAGCTTTGATTATGCAGCGGCCAGTCGTGATGGCGGGGCAGGGATGATCACGGGCTATGTCGATGCCATGACCAAGGTCAATGTCGATGCGCTTAACCGCGATCAACAATTTGCCTATTGGGTGAACCTGTATAATGCGCTGACCGCTAAGGTGGTTCTCGATCATTATCCGGTCGACAGCATACGCGATATCGATATCTCGCCGGGGCTGTTTTCATCGTTGCTGTCTTCTGGCCCATGGGGCAAGAAGCTGATCACGGTTGAGGGCAGGGTGCTGAGCCTTGATGATATCGAACATCGCATCCTGCGTCCGATCTGGCACGATGCGCGTATTCATTATGTGGTCAATTGTGCGTCGATTGGTTGCCCGGCATTGGCGCCAGATGCCTTTGATGCGGATAAGCTTGAAGCGCAGCTTGATCAGGCGGCGCGTGATTTCATCAACCATCCGCGTGCTGTGCGCATCAACGCCGATGGCGGCCTTGTGCTTTCAAGCCTGTATGACTGGTATCGGGATGATTTCGGGAAAAGCGATGCGGAATTCATCGCGCATCTGAGAAAATTCGCCGGACCGGAGCTGACGAAAGCCTTGGGCGATATCACGGAACTTGATATCGCCGACTATGAATATGACTGGGCGCTGAACACCCGATAG
- a CDS encoding putative metalloprotease CJM1_0395 family protein: protein MVTIIQQLDPRDIHGAAPDDTNTQSPTQRQQQEREATPENARQPTTNPALLTASEREIVRELSARDAIVRTEEESHQTLAGANAGMISYSYTAGPDGRLYATGGKVSIRPIQGLDGVAAIANQAAISRAASVPGSSAADFNVAKGASKNISAMIASQASAAAESYRMTLGLNAAPGKVDLSG, encoded by the coding sequence GTGGTTACGATCATTCAACAGCTTGATCCGCGCGACATTCATGGTGCTGCACCGGACGATACGAATACCCAAAGCCCGACACAGCGCCAGCAGCAGGAACGCGAAGCCACCCCGGAAAATGCGCGCCAACCCACCACAAACCCGGCCCTCCTGACCGCGTCGGAACGTGAGATTGTGCGCGAACTAAGTGCCCGTGATGCGATTGTCCGGACAGAGGAAGAAAGTCACCAAACCCTTGCCGGGGCCAATGCCGGCATGATCAGCTATAGCTATACCGCAGGTCCCGACGGGCGGCTTTACGCCACCGGCGGCAAAGTAAGCATCCGCCCCATTCAGGGCCTTGATGGTGTGGCAGCCATCGCCAATCAGGCCGCCATTTCACGTGCGGCATCGGTTCCCGGAAGTTCGGCGGCTGATTTCAATGTCGCCAAGGGCGCATCAAAGAACATCTCGGCAATGATCGCCTCACAGGCCAGTGCTGCGGCAGAAAGCTATCGCATGACCCTTGGCCTCAATGCCGCGCCGGGCAAAGTGGATCTGAGCGGCTGA
- a CDS encoding ester cyclase: MLPERLEELYRGYIDCLNAQDWDRLGEYVGGDVHYNGKHVGLAGYRAMLERDFREIPDLRFNIELLVANETHVASVLAFDCSPQGEFLGLAVNGKKIAFTENVFYEFRDGKIVNVRSLLDKLAVEAQISKR; the protein is encoded by the coding sequence ATGCTACCCGAACGTCTGGAAGAGCTTTATCGCGGGTATATCGATTGCCTGAATGCACAGGACTGGGATCGTCTTGGCGAATATGTTGGCGGCGATGTGCATTATAACGGCAAGCATGTGGGTTTGGCCGGGTATCGTGCGATGCTGGAGCGCGATTTTCGCGAAATTCCCGATCTTCGGTTCAACATTGAACTACTTGTCGCCAATGAAACCCACGTTGCAAGCGTGCTGGCCTTTGATTGCTCGCCCCAGGGTGAGTTTCTCGGGCTTGCGGTGAATGGCAAGAAGATCGCCTTTACAGAGAACGTGTTCTACGAATTTCGTGATGGTAAGATCGTGAATGTGCGCTCGCTTCTCGACAAACTTGCGGTCGAAGCGCAGATTTCCAAACGATAA
- the pyrC gene encoding dihydroorotase — protein MSTNRITLRRPDDWHLHLRDGEMLKGVIGETSEHFARAIIMPNLVPPVVKTADAVAYRDRITAAIPSGHDFTPLMTLYLTEGSNPDDIEEGYKAGVITALKLYPAGATTNSDSGVRNFDNAMPALERMAELGIPLCVHGEVTDPDIDIFDREAVFIDRVLDPLRKRLPELRVVMEHITTEDGVEYVKANDKNLGATITTHHLIINRNAILVGGIHPHMYCLPVAKREKHRLALRAAATSGDVRFFLGTDSAPHTDERKESPCGCAGIFTANNTVQLLAHVFEEEGALDKLEGFASIHGPQYYGLPINGDQITLEKRAEPAKFAEKIETGEGPVTVFNPGFDVFWHYA, from the coding sequence ATGTCGACCAATCGCATTACCCTTCGCCGTCCGGATGACTGGCATTTACATTTGCGGGATGGCGAGATGCTTAAAGGTGTGATTGGCGAGACGTCCGAGCATTTTGCCCGTGCGATCATCATGCCCAATCTGGTGCCGCCGGTGGTCAAGACCGCCGATGCCGTGGCCTATCGCGACCGGATTACCGCCGCCATCCCGTCGGGCCATGATTTTACGCCGCTGATGACGCTTTATCTGACCGAGGGCAGCAATCCCGATGATATTGAGGAAGGCTACAAGGCTGGTGTGATCACGGCGCTGAAGCTTTATCCGGCCGGGGCGACGACCAACTCGGACAGCGGTGTGCGCAATTTCGATAATGCCATGCCAGCACTGGAGCGTATGGCAGAGCTTGGCATTCCGCTGTGTGTGCACGGCGAAGTGACCGATCCGGACATTGATATCTTTGACCGTGAAGCAGTGTTTATCGACCGGGTTCTCGATCCGCTGCGCAAGCGTCTGCCGGAGCTGCGCGTGGTGATGGAGCACATCACGACTGAAGACGGTGTCGAATATGTCAAAGCCAATGACAAGAATTTGGGTGCGACGATTACGACCCATCATCTGATCATTAACCGCAATGCCATTCTGGTCGGCGGCATTCATCCGCATATGTATTGCCTGCCAGTCGCCAAGCGTGAAAAGCATCGTTTGGCGCTTCGGGCAGCGGCCACATCGGGTGATGTGCGTTTCTTCCTGGGCACGGATTCAGCGCCGCATACCGATGAACGCAAGGAAAGCCCGTGCGGTTGTGCTGGTATCTTTACCGCCAACAACACCGTGCAGCTTTTAGCCCATGTGTTTGAGGAAGAAGGGGCGCTGGACAAGCTTGAAGGCTTTGCGTCGATCCATGGGCCGCAATATTACGGCCTGCCAATCAATGGTGATCAGATCACGCTGGAAAAACGCGCTGAACCGGCCAAGTTCGCCGAAAAAATTGAAACCGGCGAAGGTCCGGTGACGGTATTTAATCCGGGCTTTGATGTGTTCTGGCATTACGCGTAA
- a CDS encoding serine hydrolase domain-containing protein, which translates to MSQFHAIMVQRGDEIIVAEAPRGPGLDRVANIKSCSKSIIGLLTGNAIAEGAIPSVDATIGEIAPSIIPTDATPGVEDLTIEDLVTLRAGLEGTSGRNYGAWVNSDNWVSFALRRPMVATPGRRMIYSTGTTHILGAVLSVATGKSLLEQARAVLGQPLGIEIPAWTQDPQGYYFGGNQMAMTPRGMLRIATLMRDQGRFDGDQVIPADWIDQSTQAHTRSPYSGLAYGYGWFLSRSGFIIARGYGGQIIAAHPEKNLAVAITSDPTSPARSGGYFGDLMDLLEGPVLSLA; encoded by the coding sequence ATGTCCCAGTTTCATGCGATCATGGTCCAACGCGGGGACGAGATCATCGTCGCCGAAGCCCCGCGCGGGCCGGGTCTGGATCGGGTTGCGAACATCAAATCCTGCTCGAAAAGCATCATTGGTCTTCTGACGGGCAACGCGATCGCGGAAGGCGCTATCCCCTCGGTCGACGCAACCATCGGCGAAATCGCGCCGTCTATCATTCCAACCGATGCCACCCCCGGTGTGGAAGATCTGACCATCGAAGATCTGGTGACGCTCCGGGCCGGGCTTGAGGGCACATCAGGGCGTAATTACGGCGCTTGGGTCAATTCCGATAACTGGGTGTCCTTTGCGCTGCGCCGCCCGATGGTCGCAACACCCGGCAGGCGTATGATCTATTCCACCGGCACCACGCATATCCTTGGTGCGGTGCTTTCGGTTGCGACGGGGAAAAGCCTGCTTGAACAGGCGCGCGCTGTCCTTGGGCAGCCGCTTGGCATTGAAATCCCGGCTTGGACACAGGATCCGCAAGGCTATTATTTCGGCGGGAACCAGATGGCGATGACACCGCGCGGGATGTTGCGCATCGCGACCCTCATGCGCGATCAAGGCCGGTTCGATGGCGATCAGGTCATCCCGGCCGACTGGATCGACCAGTCAACCCAAGCCCACACGCGATCACCTTATTCGGGCCTTGCGTATGGTTATGGCTGGTTCCTGAGCCGCAGCGGCTTCATTATCGCCCGCGGCTATGGCGGCCAGATCATTGCGGCACATCCTGAAAAGAATCTGGCGGTGGCCATCACCTCCGATCCAACCTCGCCTGCACGATCCGGCGGATATTTCGGGGATTTGATGGATCTGCTTGAAGGGCCTGTGCTTTCACTGGCCTGA
- a CDS encoding tetratricopeptide repeat protein produces the protein MAKLKVDQAMKRAKAHMRKGEMAEARDLYEAILADFPKNERVKTALAELSGPVKVAAPAKVAASGAAEPPAEVFAKLSQAYQAGRLQDVHAMTGQLLGQYGNSGKLWNFRAAVSSNLNLLSDAEQALRNVVRLQPDMVAAKSNLGVILERLGKLDEAEECYRAVIARTPEFAEAHNNLGNILKSAGKLAEAQACYLNAIARKADYVDAHYNLANTLRERDLLEDAKQRYFKTLKLQPKLAEAWYGLGQTMAALKSLPEAVKAYQRALAVKPGYVPAMVEQLREQSHLCDWRACDLFAQHAAQLGITGDAALPFPLLPFEDNPAHQLARSRNFAKSLLPPAAPVSTIKPTSPEGRKIRLGYFSADFHDHATMFLMAGILRHHDRSKFEIFVFSYGKKKDGAQRDQVLDNVDQFFDVRDMSDGDLITLARAQNLDIAIDLKGYTRDSRLEPFAARLAPLQISYLGYPGTLGCDFIDYIVADPVVIPPEQRAGYHEKIIYLPGCYQPNDNTREISTKPMTRADLGLPEDGFVFCCLNNNYKIMPTEFAIWMRVMKKVEGSVLWLWCNHDIAKDNLRAAAEKHGISGDRLIFAGYMPQSEHLARLRHADLFIDTFHVNAHTTASDALWAGLPVVTLAGKQFAARVAASLLSAVGLPELITDTPEAYEELILKLAQNPDMLAELRTKLAANRQTKPLFDTEGYTRGFEKGLECAFAQRQAGEAFSDIAVNA, from the coding sequence ATGGCGAAGCTCAAAGTTGATCAGGCAATGAAGCGCGCAAAGGCGCATATGCGCAAAGGCGAAATGGCCGAGGCGCGCGACCTTTATGAAGCCATCCTTGCCGATTTTCCGAAAAACGAACGGGTCAAAACGGCCCTTGCCGAACTCAGCGGTCCGGTCAAGGTTGCGGCGCCTGCAAAGGTTGCTGCGTCCGGTGCGGCCGAGCCACCGGCCGAGGTGTTTGCCAAACTTTCGCAGGCTTATCAGGCCGGTCGTTTGCAAGATGTGCATGCCATGACAGGCCAACTTCTGGGCCAGTATGGCAATTCCGGAAAACTCTGGAACTTCCGCGCCGCGGTCAGCAGCAATCTGAACCTGCTTTCCGATGCCGAGCAGGCCTTGCGAAACGTTGTCCGCCTGCAACCCGATATGGTGGCGGCCAAAAGCAACCTTGGGGTCATTCTGGAACGTCTGGGTAAACTCGATGAGGCCGAGGAATGCTATCGCGCGGTGATCGCGCGCACCCCCGAATTTGCCGAGGCGCATAACAATCTTGGCAATATCCTTAAAAGTGCCGGCAAGCTTGCAGAGGCGCAAGCCTGTTACCTGAACGCGATTGCGCGCAAGGCCGATTATGTTGACGCGCACTATAACCTTGCCAATACGCTGCGCGAACGTGACCTGCTTGAAGACGCCAAGCAGCGATATTTCAAGACGCTCAAACTGCAGCCAAAATTGGCCGAGGCCTGGTACGGGCTTGGTCAAACCATGGCCGCCCTTAAATCCCTGCCAGAGGCGGTCAAGGCCTATCAACGTGCACTGGCGGTCAAGCCGGGCTACGTCCCGGCCATGGTCGAACAACTGCGCGAACAAAGCCATCTGTGTGACTGGCGGGCGTGTGATCTGTTTGCGCAACATGCTGCTCAGCTTGGCATCACGGGCGATGCGGCCCTGCCATTCCCGCTTCTGCCGTTTGAAGATAATCCGGCCCATCAGCTTGCCCGGTCGCGCAACTTTGCCAAAAGCCTGTTGCCGCCAGCAGCCCCGGTTTCAACGATCAAGCCAACTTCGCCAGAGGGCCGCAAAATCCGGCTTGGCTATTTCTCGGCCGATTTTCATGATCACGCGACCATGTTCCTGATGGCAGGCATTTTGCGCCATCATGACAGATCAAAGTTCGAAATCTTCGTGTTCAGCTATGGCAAAAAGAAGGATGGTGCACAGCGTGACCAGGTGCTTGATAACGTTGATCAGTTCTTTGATGTGCGCGATATGTCCGATGGCGATCTGATCACGCTTGCGCGGGCGCAAAACCTTGATATCGCCATTGATCTTAAGGGCTATACCCGCGATAGCCGGCTGGAGCCGTTTGCCGCCCGTCTGGCACCGCTGCAGATCAGTTATCTTGGCTATCCCGGCACGCTTGGATGCGATTTCATTGATTATATCGTGGCCGACCCGGTCGTCATTCCGCCCGAACAGCGCGCAGGCTATCACGAGAAGATCATTTACCTGCCGGGTTGCTATCAGCCCAATGACAATACCCGCGAAATCTCGACCAAGCCGATGACGCGGGCCGATCTTGGCCTGCCCGAGGATGGCTTTGTCTTTTGTTGTCTCAACAACAACTACAAAATCATGCCAACCGAATTTGCCATCTGGATGCGGGTGATGAAGAAGGTTGAGGGCAGTGTGCTGTGGCTTTGGTGCAATCACGATATCGCCAAGGATAACCTGCGCGCGGCGGCTGAAAAGCACGGTATTTCGGGCGATCGTTTGATCTTTGCCGGTTACATGCCGCAATCCGAACATCTCGCCCGCCTGCGCCATGCCGACTTGTTTATCGATACCTTCCATGTCAACGCCCATACCACAGCCAGCGACGCGTTGTGGGCCGGGTTACCGGTGGTGACACTGGCCGGAAAACAGTTTGCGGCCCGCGTTGCTGCCAGCCTGCTGTCGGCTGTCGGCCTGCCGGAACTGATCACAGACACGCCAGAGGCCTATGAGGAACTCATCCTCAAGCTCGCACAAAATCCGGACATGTTGGCAGAATTGCGCACCAAACTTGCCGCCAACCGCCAGACCAAACCACTGTTTGATACCGAAGGCTACACGCGCGGGTTTGAGAAGGGGCTGGAGTGTGCTTTTGCGCAAAGACAGGCAGGCGAAGCATTTTCGGATATTGCAGTGAATGCCTAG
- a CDS encoding Gfo/Idh/MocA family protein: MKWGILSTAKIGTEKVIPAMQESDQLEILAIAGRDLEKTREVAENMRIPRAYGSYEELLADPSIEAIYNPLPNHLHVEWTIKALEAGKHVLCEKPIGLDTEDAKRLISARDKSGKQVLEAFMVRHHPQWLEARKIVESGQIGTLTTVQSIFTYFNADPNNVRNKKDIGGGGLLDIGCYCIVGPRFITGKEPVRVVSLMDKDPKFGTDRLVSGMLDFGSGLQASFVCGTQSAAVQRVHILGTEGRIEILMPFNPVPENEAVIRVAGQKQPGFDDAREIKFPVCNHYTLQGEAATAIFKGDSPVDYPIEDAIANMQILDAFARSAKTGSWEMVKS; the protein is encoded by the coding sequence ATGAAGTGGGGCATCCTTAGCACCGCCAAGATCGGCACGGAAAAGGTCATCCCGGCCATGCAGGAAAGTGATCAGCTTGAAATCCTGGCGATTGCCGGTCGTGATCTTGAAAAGACCCGTGAGGTCGCTGAAAACATGCGCATTCCGCGCGCCTATGGTTCGTATGAAGAACTGCTGGCTGATCCGTCAATCGAGGCGATCTACAATCCCCTGCCCAACCATTTACATGTCGAATGGACGATCAAGGCGCTTGAGGCCGGAAAGCATGTGCTGTGTGAAAAGCCGATTGGCCTTGATACCGAAGATGCCAAACGCCTGATCAGCGCCCGCGACAAAAGCGGCAAGCAGGTGCTTGAGGCCTTTATGGTCCGCCATCATCCGCAATGGCTTGAAGCCCGCAAAATCGTTGAAAGCGGTCAGATCGGCACACTTACCACGGTGCAAAGCATCTTTACCTATTTCAATGCCGATCCCAATAATGTCCGCAATAAAAAGGACATTGGCGGCGGCGGATTGCTTGATATCGGGTGCTATTGCATTGTCGGGCCGCGCTTTATCACCGGCAAGGAGCCCGTCCGCGTGGTGTCGCTAATGGACAAGGACCCGAAATTCGGAACCGACCGTTTGGTATCTGGCATGCTTGATTTTGGATCCGGCCTGCAGGCAAGCTTTGTGTGTGGCACCCAGTCTGCCGCCGTACAGCGTGTACATATTCTGGGCACCGAGGGCCGGATTGAAATCCTCATGCCGTTCAATCCCGTGCCGGAAAACGAAGCCGTCATTCGCGTTGCCGGTCAGAAACAGCCGGGCTTTGACGACGCGCGCGAAATCAAATTCCCGGTCTGCAACCACTACACCCTGCAGGGTGAGGCAGCCACCGCGATCTTCAAGGGTGACAGCCCGGTCGATTATCCGATTGAAGACGCGATTGCCAATATGCAGATTTTGGATGCGTTTGCCCGCTCTGCCAAAACCGGTAGCTGGGAAATGGTCAAATCCTGA
- a CDS encoding LysR family transcriptional regulator, which yields MLEWDDLKLVLAVGRARSITQAARQTGIHHSTLFRRMADIESRIGAKLFERQQGDYQPTPSGLAAIETAEKLEAEMAILARTLAGQDIRPSGTLRLTTTDTLLHAVLADDLAAFAQAYPEITVQVVTDNRFYDLNRHDADIAIRPSNAPNENLVGRQIAPIRSVVCAAKGMGDPKKGDGPWITCDESLAHIKAAQWRDKHFHDQHVVMRSNSLLNVARLVNAGAGYAVLPMFLAGAFDNIAILGDAIDGLDNDLWMLMHRDLKAVPRVRAFNDFMFPRLKAKSALFAGA from the coding sequence ATGCTGGAATGGGATGATTTGAAACTGGTGCTGGCGGTGGGGCGGGCGCGCAGCATCACGCAGGCTGCCAGACAAACCGGCATTCACCATTCCACGCTGTTTCGCCGCATGGCTGATATTGAAAGTCGCATCGGTGCCAAGCTGTTTGAGCGGCAGCAGGGTGATTATCAACCAACCCCGTCGGGATTGGCGGCCATCGAAACCGCCGAAAAGCTTGAAGCCGAAATGGCCATACTTGCCCGAACCTTGGCCGGACAGGATATCCGCCCGTCAGGCACGCTACGCCTGACCACAACCGATACGTTGCTTCATGCCGTGCTGGCAGATGATCTGGCGGCGTTTGCGCAGGCCTATCCGGAAATCACCGTGCAGGTCGTGACCGATAACCGGTTTTATGATCTCAACCGCCATGATGCCGATATCGCCATCCGGCCCAGCAATGCGCCGAATGAAAATCTGGTCGGACGGCAAATCGCCCCGATCCGGTCGGTGGTTTGTGCGGCAAAGGGCATGGGTGATCCCAAGAAGGGTGATGGGCCATGGATCACCTGTGATGAAAGCCTTGCCCATATCAAGGCCGCCCAGTGGCGCGACAAACATTTTCACGATCAGCATGTCGTGATGCGCAGCAATTCACTTTTGAATGTGGCGCGGTTGGTGAATGCCGGGGCGGGTTATGCGGTTCTGCCGATGTTCCTTGCCGGGGCATTTGACAACATCGCGATCCTTGGTGACGCGATTGACGGGCTTGATAATGATCTTTGGATGCTGATGCACCGCGATCTTAAAGCTGTTCCGCGCGTTCGGGCCTTCAACGACTTTATGTTCCCGCGGCTCAAGGCCAAATCCGCCCTGTTTGCCGGCGCTTGA
- a CDS encoding rhodanese-like domain-containing protein, with amino-acid sequence MTRTITRDELKAALGTANAPTLIEALPARYYVDAHLPGAINIPHDAIDEGIKQILPDLDAPIVVYCASGPCKNSGIAQMALIKLGYSNVRDYHEGKNDWREAGLPLQGQGTLEQTA; translated from the coding sequence ATGACCAGAACCATTACCCGTGACGAGCTAAAGGCTGCCCTTGGCACCGCCAATGCCCCGACCCTGATCGAAGCGCTTCCGGCGCGGTATTATGTTGATGCCCACCTTCCCGGTGCGATCAACATTCCCCATGATGCGATTGATGAGGGCATCAAACAGATCCTGCCCGATCTGGATGCACCGATTGTTGTCTATTGCGCCAGCGGCCCGTGCAAGAATTCCGGCATTGCCCAGATGGCCCTGATCAAGCTTGGCTACAGCAATGTGCGCGATTATCACGAAGGCAAGAATGACTGGCGCGAGGCGGGCTTGCCGCTTCAGGGACAGGGCACACTTGAACAAACGGCCTGA
- a CDS encoding aminotransferase, translating to MTEFVGNPLFASGGITIFEVMNELAQKHKAINLGQGAPDEDGPADIREAAAKATMELSNQYPPLAGVPELLQAVADHNKRFYGIEVDPKKEVLVSVGATEGLADVILGLVAPGDEVILIEPLYDSYLPMVKLAGGIPKLVRVTPPHWELPREELAAAFSEKTKLILLNSPQNPCSKVYGDDELQFIADLCIKHDVIALCDEVYEHLVFDGRKHKPLMTFPGMHERTVRIGSAGKTFSLTGWKIGYITACAKLMEPIKKAHQFLVFTVAPDLQHGVAYGLNKDDAYFENFTAEMQAKRDYLMKGLKEVGFDVLDSQGTYFITCDFRPLGYDCDDVEFCQIMIKEAGVVAIPVSAFYQGEDGGVRNFVRFCFCKDEAKMAEAIARMKKAFAK from the coding sequence ATGACCGAATTCGTCGGCAATCCGCTTTTCGCTTCGGGCGGGATCACGATCTTCGAAGTGATGAACGAACTGGCCCAGAAACATAAGGCCATTAATCTGGGGCAAGGCGCGCCAGATGAAGACGGCCCGGCCGATATTCGCGAAGCCGCCGCCAAAGCAACGATGGAGCTGTCCAACCAGTATCCGCCGCTGGCAGGTGTGCCCGAACTGCTTCAGGCCGTTGCCGATCACAATAAACGGTTTTATGGCATCGAGGTTGATCCGAAAAAAGAAGTGCTGGTGTCGGTTGGTGCGACCGAGGGGTTGGCCGACGTGATCCTTGGCCTGGTCGCGCCCGGCGATGAAGTCATCCTGATCGAACCACTTTATGACAGCTACCTTCCGATGGTGAAGCTGGCGGGCGGCATTCCCAAACTGGTGCGCGTCACCCCGCCGCACTGGGAATTGCCACGCGAAGAACTGGCGGCGGCCTTTTCGGAAAAAACCAAGCTGATCCTGCTGAATTCGCCGCAGAACCCGTGCTCGAAGGTTTATGGCGATGACGAGCTGCAATTCATTGCCGATCTGTGCATCAAGCATGATGTGATTGCACTCTGTGACGAGGTTTATGAGCATCTGGTCTTTGACGGGCGCAAGCACAAACCGTTGATGACGTTCCCGGGTATGCATGAGCGCACCGTGCGGATCGGATCGGCTGGCAAGACCTTCTCGCTGACCGGCTGGAAGATTGGCTATATCACGGCTTGTGCAAAGCTGATGGAGCCGATCAAGAAGGCGCATCAGTTCCTTGTCTTTACCGTCGCACCCGATCTGCAACATGGTGTCGCCTATGGGCTTAACAAGGATGATGCCTATTTCGAAAACTTCACCGCCGAAATGCAGGCCAAGCGCGACTATCTGATGAAGGGACTTAAGGAGGTCGGATTTGACGTCCTTGATTCGCAAGGCACTTATTTCATCACCTGCGATTTCCGTCCTCTTGGCTATGATTGCGATGATGTCGAGTTCTGCCAGATCATGATCAAGGAAGCCGGCGTGGTCGCCATCCCGGTATCGGCCTTCTATCAGGGCGAAGACGGTGGCGTGCGCAACTTTGTGCGGTTCTGCTTCTGCAAGGACGAAGCCAAAATGGCCGAGGCGATTGCGCGGATGAAAAAGGCGTTTGCCAAGTAA
- a CDS encoding P-II family nitrogen regulator, translating to MKKIEAIIKPFKLDEVKEALQEIGLKGITVTEAKGFGRQKGHTELYRGAEYVVDFLPKVKLEIVVEDTLVERAIEAIQQAAHTGRIGDGKIFVSSLEDAIRIRTGERGNDAI from the coding sequence ATGAAAAAAATTGAAGCCATCATCAAGCCGTTCAAGCTTGACGAGGTAAAAGAGGCCCTTCAAGAGATTGGTCTCAAAGGGATTACCGTCACCGAAGCCAAAGGTTTCGGACGTCAGAAAGGTCATACGGAGCTGTATCGCGGCGCCGAGTACGTTGTGGACTTTCTGCCGAAGGTAAAGCTGGAAATCGTCGTCGAGGACACGCTGGTAGAGCGTGCGATTGAGGCAATCCAGCAAGCCGCTCATACCGGGCGTATCGGCGACGGTAAAATTTTCGTTTCCTCACTTGAGGACGCGATCCGTATTCGTACTGGTGAACGGGGTAACGACGCGATCTGA